From a region of the Tursiops truncatus isolate mTurTru1 chromosome 2, mTurTru1.mat.Y, whole genome shotgun sequence genome:
- the LOC101336252 gene encoding acyl-coenzyme A thioesterase 1 — protein sequence MVVSFPALLRPFRLCRWDPTPWARLAGPTKLRTGDPNSWAPARMAVTVTLEPAGRCRWDEPVRIAVRGLAPGQPVTLRASLRDEKDALFRAHARYCADAHGQLDLERAPALGGSFTGLEPMGLLWALEPEKPLLRLVKRDVQTPFAVELEVLHGHDPEAGGLLGRAVHERDFLAPGVRREPVRVGRVRATLFLPPGPAPFPGIVDISGTGRGLPEYRASLLAGKGFAVMALAYYNYEDLPKSIENLHLEYFEEAMNYLLNHPQVKGPGVGLLGISKGGELCLSMASFLKGITAAVIINGSVASVGGTLHYKGETLPPLGVSRSRLKVTKDGLTDILDVLNSPLEGPDQKSFIPVERAECAFLFLVGQDDHNWKSEFYANEASKRLQAHSKAKPQIICYPGAGHYIEPPYFPMCRASLHTLVGSPVIWGGEPRAHARAQVDAWQQLQTFFHKHLGGEKGPIPGML from the exons ATGGTGGTCTCATTTCCGGCTCTCCTGCGACCCTTCCGACTCTGTCGATGGGACCCGACACCCTGGGCGCGGTTGGCAGGGCCTACAAAGCTCAGGACCGGTGACCCAAACTCTTGGGCCCCTGCCAGGATGGCGGTGACAGTGACGCTGGAGCCCGCGGGCCGCTGCCGCTGGGACGAGCCGGTGCGCATCGCCGTGCGCGGCCTGGCCCCGGGACAGCCGGTCACGCTGCGCGCGTCCCTGCGCGACGAGAAGGACGCGCTCTTCCGAGCCCACGCGCGCTACTGCGCCGACGCCCACGGCCAGCTGGACCTCGAGCGCGCGCCCGCGCTGGGCGGCAGCTTCACGGGCCTCGAGCCCATGGGGCTCCTCTGGGCTCTGGAGCCCGAGAAGCCCTTGCTGCGGCTGGTGAAGCGGGACGTACAGACGCCCTTCGCCGTGGAGCTGGAGGTGCTCCATGGCCACGACCCGGAGGCCGGAGGGCTCCTGGGCCGGGCGGTGCACGAGCGCGACTTCCTGGCGCCGGGGGTGCGGCGCGAGCCCGTGCGCGTGGGCCGGGTGCGCGCCACGCTCTTCTTGCCGCCGG GACCTGCACCCTTTCCTGGGATTGTGGACATTTCTGGAACTGGACGTGGCCTTCCGGAATATCGAGCTAGTCTGCTGGCTGGGAAGGGTTTTGCTGTGATGGCTCTGGCTTATTATAACTATGAAGACCTCCCCAAGAGCATAGAGAACCTCCACCTGGAGTACTTTGAAGAAGCTATGAACTACCTGCTTAATCACCCTCAG GTAAAGGGCCCAGGGGTAGGGCTGCTTGGGATTTCCAAAGGAGGCGAACTCTGCCTCTCCATGGCCTCGTTCCTGAAGGGCATCACCGCGGCTGTCATCATCAATGGCTCTGTGGCCAGTGTCGGCGGAACCTTACACTACAAGGGAGAGACACTGCCGCCTCTGGGTGTCAGCCGAAGTCGACTCAAGGTGACCAAAGATGGCCTAACAGACATTTTGGATGTCCTGAACAGCCCTTTGGAAGGACCTGATCAGAAGAGCTTCATTCCTGTGGAAAGGGCTGAATGTGCCTTCCTGTTCCTTGTGGGTCAGGATGACCACAACTGGAAGAGTGAATTCTATGCTAATGAGGCCTCTAAACGCTTGCAGGCCCATAGTAAGGCGAAGCCCCAGATCATCTGTTACCCAGGGGCGGGACACTACATTGAGCCTCCTTACTTCCCCATGTGCCGGGCTTCCCTGCACACCTTGGTGGGCAGTCCTGTCATCTGGGGAGGGGAGCCCAGGGCTCATGCCAGGGCCCAGGTGGATGCTTGGCAGCAGCTCCAGACCTTCTTCCACAAACACTTGGGTGGGGAAAAGGGGCCAATCCCAGGAATGCTGTAA
- the ACOT4 gene encoding peroxisomal succinyl-coenzyme A thioesterase isoform X2 gives MAVTVTLEPAGRCRWDEPVRIAVCGLAPGQPITLRASLRDEKDALFRAHARYCADAHGQLDLERAPALGGSFAGLEPMGLLWALEPEKPFWRFLKRDVQTPFAVELEVLDGHDPDAQRLLGRAVHERDFLAPGVRREPVRAGRVRATLFLPPGPGPFPGIIDIFGVGGALLEYRASLLAGHGFATLALAYCDFEDLPKKFDTIHLDYFEEALCYMLQHTQVKGPGIGLLGISLGADICLSMASFLKNISATVSINGSGFNGNKAIYYKENSIPPLGHDLRRMKCMVVRNA, from the exons ATGGCGGTGACAGTGACGCTGGAGCCCGCGGGCCGCTGCCGCTGGGACGAGCCGGTGCGCATCGCCGTGTGCGGCCTGGCCCCGGGACAGCCGATCACGCTGCGCGCGTCCCTGCGCGACGAGAAGGACGCGCTCTTCCGAGCCCACGCGCGCTACTGCGCCGACGCCCACGGCCAGCTGGACCTCGAGCGCGCGCCCGCGCTGGGCGGCAGCTTCGCGGGGCTCGAGCCCATGGGGCTCCTCTGGGCTCTGGAGCCCGAGAAGCCTTTTTGGCGGTTTCTGAAGCGGGACGTGCAGACGCCCTTCGCCGTGGAGCTGGAGGTGCTCGATGGCCACGACCCTGACGCCCAGCGGCTCCTGGGCCGCGCGGTGCACGAGCGCGACTTCCTGGCGCCCGGGGTGCGGCGTGAGCCAGTGCGCGCGGGCCGGGTGCGCGCCACGCTCTTCCTGCCGCCGG GACCAGGACCTTTCCCAGGGATCATTGACATCTTTGGTGTTGGAGGAGCCCTGTTGGAATATCGGGCCAGCCTTCTGGCTGGCCATGGCTTTGCCACATTGGCTCTAGCTTATTGTGACTTTGAAGATCTTCCCAAGAAATTCGACACCATACACCTGGACTACTTTGAAGAAGCCCTGTGCTACATGCTTCAACACACCCAG GTAAAGGGCCCTGGCATTGGACTTCTGGGCATTTCTTTAGGGGCTGATATTTGTCTCTCCATGGCCTCATTTTTGAAGAACATCTCAGCTACAGTTTCCATCAATGGATCTGGCTTCAATGGAAACAAAGCCATATACTACAAGGAGAATAGCATTCCACCACTGGGCCATGACCTAAGGAGAATGAAG
- the ACOT4 gene encoding peroxisomal succinyl-coenzyme A thioesterase isoform X1, which produces MAVTVTLEPAGRCRWDEPVRIAVCGLAPGQPITLRASLRDEKDALFRAHARYCADAHGQLDLERAPALGGSFAGLEPMGLLWALEPEKPFWRFLKRDVQTPFAVELEVLDGHDPDAQRLLGRAVHERDFLAPGVRREPVRAGRVRATLFLPPGPGPFPGIIDIFGVGGALLEYRASLLAGHGFATLALAYCDFEDLPKKFDTIHLDYFEEALCYMLQHTQVKGPGIGLLGISLGADICLSMASFLKNISATVSINGSGFNGNKAIYYKENSIPPLGHDLRRMKVAFSGLLDIVDIRNDIVGGCENPCMIPIEKAQGPILFIVGQDDHNWRSELYAHIASERLQAHGKEKPQIISYPGTGHYIEPPYFPMCPASLHKLLDKPVIWGGEPRAHSKAQVDAWKQILTFFTKHLGACPKL; this is translated from the exons ATGGCGGTGACAGTGACGCTGGAGCCCGCGGGCCGCTGCCGCTGGGACGAGCCGGTGCGCATCGCCGTGTGCGGCCTGGCCCCGGGACAGCCGATCACGCTGCGCGCGTCCCTGCGCGACGAGAAGGACGCGCTCTTCCGAGCCCACGCGCGCTACTGCGCCGACGCCCACGGCCAGCTGGACCTCGAGCGCGCGCCCGCGCTGGGCGGCAGCTTCGCGGGGCTCGAGCCCATGGGGCTCCTCTGGGCTCTGGAGCCCGAGAAGCCTTTTTGGCGGTTTCTGAAGCGGGACGTGCAGACGCCCTTCGCCGTGGAGCTGGAGGTGCTCGATGGCCACGACCCTGACGCCCAGCGGCTCCTGGGCCGCGCGGTGCACGAGCGCGACTTCCTGGCGCCCGGGGTGCGGCGTGAGCCAGTGCGCGCGGGCCGGGTGCGCGCCACGCTCTTCCTGCCGCCGG GACCAGGACCTTTCCCAGGGATCATTGACATCTTTGGTGTTGGAGGAGCCCTGTTGGAATATCGGGCCAGCCTTCTGGCTGGCCATGGCTTTGCCACATTGGCTCTAGCTTATTGTGACTTTGAAGATCTTCCCAAGAAATTCGACACCATACACCTGGACTACTTTGAAGAAGCCCTGTGCTACATGCTTCAACACACCCAG GTAAAGGGCCCTGGCATTGGACTTCTGGGCATTTCTTTAGGGGCTGATATTTGTCTCTCCATGGCCTCATTTTTGAAGAACATCTCAGCTACAGTTTCCATCAATGGATCTGGCTTCAATGGAAACAAAGCCATATACTACAAGGAGAATAGCATTCCACCACTGGGCCATGACCTAAGGAGAATGAAGGTAGCTTTTTCAGGCCTCCTGGACATTGTGGATATAAGGAATGATATTGTAGGGGGATGTGAGAACCCCTGCATGATTCCAATAGAGAAGGCCCAGGGGCCCATCCTCTTCATTGTTGGTCAGGATGACCATAACTGGAGGAGTGAGTTATACGCCCACATAGCCTCTGAACGGTTACAGGCCCATGGAAAGGAAAAACCCCAGATCATCTCTTACCCTGGGACTGGGCATTACATTGAGCCTCCTTACTTTCCCATGTGCCCAGCTTCCCTACACAAATTATTGGACAAACCTGTGATCTGGGGTGGGGAGCCCAGGGCTCATTCTAAGGCCCAGGTAGATGCTTGGAAGCAAATTCTAACCTTCTTCACCAAACACCTTGGAGCTTGCCCCAAATTGTAA